A single region of the Streptomyces sp. NBC_00236 genome encodes:
- a CDS encoding Leu/Phe/Val dehydrogenase: MTDVTNGVLHTLFHSDQGGHEQVVLCQDRASGLKAVIALHSTALGPALGGTRFYPYASEEEAVADALNLARGMSYKNAMAGLDHGGGKAVIIGDPEQIKTEELLLAYGRFVASLGGRYVTACDVGTYVADMDVVARECRWTTGRSPENGGAGDSSVLTAFGVFQGMRASAQHLWGDPTLRGRKVGVAGVGKVGHHLVEHLLSDGAEVVITDVRDESVRRITEKHPEVAVAADTEALIRTEGLDIYAPCALGGALNDDTVPVLTASVVCGAANNQLAHPGVEKDLADRSILYAPDYVVNAGGVIQVADELHGFDFDRCRAKASKIFDTTLAIFARAKEDGIPPAAAADRIAEQRMADARRG, from the coding sequence GTGACCGATGTGACCAACGGCGTCCTGCACACCCTGTTCCACTCGGATCAGGGGGGCCACGAACAAGTCGTGCTCTGCCAGGACCGTGCCAGCGGCCTCAAGGCCGTCATCGCCCTCCACTCCACCGCTCTGGGCCCGGCCCTCGGCGGCACCCGCTTCTACCCGTACGCCTCCGAGGAGGAGGCGGTCGCGGACGCGCTGAACCTCGCGCGCGGCATGTCGTACAAGAACGCCATGGCCGGTCTCGACCACGGCGGCGGCAAGGCCGTCATCATCGGCGACCCCGAGCAGATCAAGACCGAGGAACTCCTGCTGGCCTACGGCCGCTTCGTGGCCTCGCTCGGCGGGCGTTATGTGACGGCCTGCGATGTCGGCACGTATGTGGCCGACATGGACGTCGTGGCCCGCGAGTGCCGCTGGACCACCGGCCGCTCTCCCGAGAACGGCGGCGCCGGCGACTCCTCCGTGCTCACCGCGTTCGGCGTCTTCCAGGGCATGCGGGCCTCGGCCCAGCACCTGTGGGGCGACCCGACGCTGCGTGGCCGGAAAGTGGGGGTCGCGGGTGTGGGCAAGGTGGGCCACCACCTCGTCGAGCACCTGCTGTCGGACGGCGCAGAGGTCGTGATCACCGATGTGCGGGACGAGTCCGTGCGCCGGATCACCGAGAAGCACCCCGAGGTCGCCGTCGCGGCGGACACCGAGGCACTGATCCGTACCGAGGGTCTGGACATCTACGCACCGTGCGCGCTGGGCGGCGCGCTCAACGACGACACCGTTCCGGTGCTCACCGCCTCGGTGGTGTGCGGCGCGGCCAACAACCAGCTCGCGCACCCGGGTGTCGAGAAGGACCTGGCCGACCGGTCGATCCTCTACGCCCCCGACTACGTGGTGAACGCGGGCGGTGTCATCCAGGTCGCGGACGAGCTGCACGGCTTCGACTTCGACCGGTGCAGGGCGAAGGCGTCGAAGATCTTCGACACGACCTTGGCGATCTTTGCACGCGCGAAGGAAGACGGCATCCCGCCGGCCGCGGCGGCCGACCGGATCGCCGAGCAGCGGATGGCCGACGCCCGCCGCGGCTGA
- a CDS encoding DUF3073 domain-containing protein, whose translation MGRGRAKAKQTKVARQLKYSSGGTDLSRLANELGASPSSQPPNAEPFEDDDEEDDPYAQYADQYNDDEDADADDQSGPSSQRRGA comes from the coding sequence ATGGGGCGCGGCCGGGCAAAGGCCAAGCAGACCAAGGTCGCCCGTCAGCTGAAGTACAGCAGCGGCGGGACTGACCTGTCGCGTCTGGCCAATGAGCTGGGCGCATCACCTTCGAGTCAACCACCGAACGCCGAGCCGTTCGAGGACGACGACGAGGAAGATGACCCGTACGCACAGTACGCGGATCAGTACAACGACGACGAGGACGCGGACGCGGACGATCAGTCCGGGCCGTCGTCACAGCGCCGCGGCGCTTGA
- the purM gene encoding phosphoribosylformylglycinamidine cyclo-ligase, producing the protein MSETTGASYAAAGVDIEAGDRAVELMKQWVKKTQRPEVAGLGGLGGFAGLFDASALKRYERPLLASATDGVGTKVDLARQMGVYDTIGHDLVGMVVDDLVVCGAEPLFMTDYICVGKVHPERVAAIVKGIAEGCVLAGCALVGGETAEHPGLLGPDDFDVAGAGTGVVEADRLLGPDRIRKGDAVIAMASSGLHSNGYSLVRHVVFDRAGWSLDREVEEFGRTLGEELLEPTRIYSMDCLALTRTTEVHGFSHVTGGGLANNLARVIPDTLHATVDRSTWTPGAVFDLVGKAGQVEQLELEKTLNMGVGMIAIVPAESVDAALTTLADRGVDSWVAGEITDRGAHTTGAELVGGYAR; encoded by the coding sequence ATGTCTGAGACAACAGGTGCTTCCTACGCGGCAGCGGGCGTCGACATCGAGGCCGGCGACCGCGCCGTAGAGCTGATGAAGCAGTGGGTGAAGAAGACCCAGCGCCCCGAGGTCGCGGGCCTCGGCGGCCTCGGCGGCTTCGCCGGACTCTTCGACGCCTCGGCGCTCAAGCGCTACGAGCGTCCGCTGCTCGCCTCCGCCACGGACGGCGTCGGCACGAAGGTCGACCTCGCCCGGCAGATGGGCGTGTACGACACGATCGGCCACGACCTCGTCGGCATGGTCGTGGACGACCTCGTCGTCTGCGGCGCCGAGCCGCTCTTCATGACCGACTACATCTGCGTCGGCAAGGTGCATCCCGAGCGTGTCGCGGCCATCGTGAAGGGCATCGCCGAGGGCTGTGTCCTGGCAGGCTGCGCCCTGGTCGGCGGCGAGACCGCCGAACACCCCGGCCTGCTCGGCCCGGACGACTTCGATGTCGCCGGTGCCGGTACGGGCGTGGTCGAGGCCGACCGCCTGCTGGGCCCGGACCGCATCCGCAAGGGTGACGCCGTCATCGCGATGGCGTCGTCCGGTCTTCACTCCAACGGGTACTCGCTGGTCCGCCACGTCGTCTTCGACCGCGCCGGCTGGTCGCTGGACCGCGAGGTCGAGGAGTTCGGCCGGACGCTCGGCGAGGAGCTCCTGGAGCCGACCAGGATCTACTCCATGGACTGCCTGGCGCTGACCCGTACGACCGAGGTGCACGGCTTCAGCCACGTCACCGGCGGCGGTCTGGCCAACAACCTGGCCCGGGTCATCCCGGACACCCTGCACGCCACGGTGGACCGTTCCACCTGGACGCCCGGCGCGGTCTTCGACCTCGTCGGCAAGGCCGGTCAGGTCGAGCAGCTGGAGCTGGAGAAGACGCTCAACATGGGTGTCGGCATGATCGCGATCGTCCCCGCCGAATCGGTGGACGCGGCCCTGACGACGCTGGCCGACCGCGGCGTCGACTCCTGGGTCGCGGGCGAGATCACCGACCGCGGTGCGCACACGACGGGCGCCGAGCTCGTGGGCGGGTACGCGCGCTGA